A window of the Brassica napus cultivar Da-Ae chromosome C5, Da-Ae, whole genome shotgun sequence genome harbors these coding sequences:
- the LOC125587652 gene encoding uncharacterized protein LOC125587652, giving the protein MVKTKFTRNGKEVMIFGAMRNFDYGSDEAVQESKKGGERDASVSLPSLERSRIRKSVEGISMLASTEVSKASKTRRGTSYGSPASSPEKTTRRGTSYGSPASSPVKATRRGSTLSPRVSKKQKVNVAPSGDDREEWPETEMLASTVAKKTRRGTSSGGSPVSPRQSKKQKVNSERSLGDDGDDREEFLQIEEFGDIGDDGREDENGIAGIEEVGCTDLSLYFGDKAKNDDCEVDEDEGDDDAWDDDKIPDPLSSDDENEEEMRPAQAYREDTDPEELLQLGKTFSDAEDFKHACLRYTLKTRYNIKYYRSSSLKMGAKCAAEMRDDEAPCPWMVYCSYDRRKQKLMVKTYVNDHKCERTGYSKILKRSAIASLFAERLRLNPKLTAKEIQSEILREYKMEVLENSCIKAKTKVMKERRKTHEEHFDKIWDYQAEILRSNPGSTMEIETIPGATVGTKQRFYRLYMCFQAQKEAWKKTCRPVIGLDGAFLKWDIKGQLLAAVGRDGDNRIVPIAWAVVEIENDTNWDWFVKRLALDLGLENGNGFVIMSDKQKGLVKSVHTLLPEAEHRQCCRHIYENWRKGGKDLRLQRFFWFIARSYTPGMFNYNMDELKNYDPGAHASLIKTKPETWSRAFFKIGSYCNDNLNNLCESFNKTIREPRKKPLLDMLEEIRRQCMTRNYNRSKMAKDRKTRFTPKTHKELDRVEKKSKECSLRWAIGPETEVEDRDQSYVVNLENETCACRSWQMNGIPCIHAAKVILGVGRKLSEFVAPFYTTSKWRETYSFGIRPVNGMIEWPRTNRLGVIPPPNRNGKPGRPKNHDRKKGTNETVSTTKLSRANRVMTCSNCKEEGHYKNTCRKAFVESPPKKPRGRPRKYQGLHFGESQAQSSEAQTSQNQSSQAQASPWEVPQSSEGQSSQAEASQTASWGRWLF; this is encoded by the exons ATGGTAAAGACGAAGttcacaaggaatggaaaggagGTAATGATTTTCGGAGCGATGAGGAATTTCGATTACGGGAGTGACGAAGCGGTTCAAGAGTCGAAGAAGGGTGGAGAACGCGATGCTTCTGTGAGTTTGCCATCGCTGGAGAGATCGAGGATTCGTAAAAGCGTTGAAGGGATATCGATGTTGGCATCTACAGAGGTGTCGAAGGCGTCGAAGACTAGGCGGGGAACTTCATATGGGTCGCCTGCGTCATCTCCGGAGAAGACCACGAGGAGGGGAACTTCATATGGGTCGCCTGCGTCATCTCCGGTGAAGGCCACGAGGCGTGGTTCAACTCTGTCTCCTAGAGTTtcgaagaagcagaaggtaaatGTGGCTCCTTCTGGTGATGACAGAGAAGAATGGCCAGAGACTGAGATGTTGGCATCAACAGTTGCGAAGAAGACAAGGCGGGGAACTTCATCTGGCGGGTCGCCTGTGTCTCCTAGACAAtcgaagaagcagaaggtaaacTCGGAGAGGAGTCTaggtgatgatggtgatgacagagaagaatttctccagaTTGAGGAATTTGGGGATATAGGTGATGATGGTAGGGAAGATGAGAACGGTATTGCTGGCATTGAGGAAGTTGGTTGTACAGATTTGAGTCTTTATTTTGGTGATAAAGCAAAAAATGATGACTGTGAGGTTGATGAAGACGAAGGCGATGATGATGCATGGGATGATGATAAAATCCCTGATCCTCTGTCATCAGATGATGAGAATGAAGAGGAGATGAGACCTGCGCAAGCTTACAGAGAAGACACTGATCCAGAGGAGCTCCTTCAGCTAGGCAAGACATTTTCAGATGCTGAGGACTTCAAACATGCTTGTCTGAGGTATACCCTGAAAACCAGATACAACATCAAGTACTACAGATCCAGTAGCTTGAAGATGGGTGCAAAATGTGCCGCTgagatgagagatgatgaggctCCTTGTCCCTGGATGGTCTACTGTTCGTATGATAGGAGGAAACAGAAGTTGATGGTAAAGACATACGTCAATGACCATAAGTGTGAGAGGACAGGGTATTCGAAGATACTTAAGAGGTCAGCAATTGCAAGTCTATTTGCTGAGAGGTTAAGGCTGAATCCTAAGCTCACGGCAAAGGAGATACAATCTGAGATATTGAGGGAGTATAAGATGGAAGTTTTAGAAAACTCATGCATTAAGGCCAAGACGAAGGTGATGAAAGAAAGGAGGAAGACCCATGAGGAGCATTTTGATAAAATCTGGGATTACCAAGCAGAGATATTGAGGAGCAATCCTGGATCAACCATGGAAATTGAGACCATACCAGGAGCCACGGTTGGAACCAAGCAGCGGTTCTACAGACTCTACATGTGTTTCCAAGCACAAAAGGAAGCATGGAAGAAGACTTGTAGGCCTGTTATTGGCTTAGATGGAGCCTTTTTGAAATGGGACATCAAGGGACAGTTGTTGGCTGCGGTTGGAAGAGATGGAGACAATAGGATTGTCCCTATTGCTTGGGCTGTAGTGGAGATAGAGAATGATACAAACTGGGATTGGTTTGTGAAGCGTTTGGCCTTGGATTTGGGATTGGAAAATGGGAACGGCTTTGTTATAATGTCTGACAAACAAAAG GGATTAGTGAAATCAGTTCATACCCTCCTTCCAGAAGCTGAGCATAGACAGTGTTGTCGCCATATCTACGAGAACTGGAGGAAAGGTGGAAAAGATCTAAGGTTACAGAGGTTCTTCTGGTTCATTGCAAGGAGCTACACTCCTGGTATGTTCAACTACAACATGGACGAGCTTAAGAACTATGATCCTGGCGCACATGCATCTCTGATAAAGACAAAGCCAGAGACTTGGTCTAGAGCTTTCTTCAAGATAGGCTCCTACTGCAATGATAATCTGAACAACTTGTGTGAGTCCTTCAACAAGACCATCAGGGAGCCTAGGAAGAAACCTCTGCTAGACATGTTAGAGGAGATAAGGCGTCAATGTATGACTAGGAACTACAATAGGTCTAAGATGGCTAAGGACAGGAAGACTAGGTTCACCCCGAAGACACATAAAGAGTTAGACAGGGTTGAGAAGAAGTCAAAAGAATGTAGTCTGCGTTGGGCAATTGGGCCAGAGACTGAGGTGGAAGATAGAGACCAGTCATATGTGGTGAATTTGGAGAATGAGACTTGTGCATGTCGAAGCTGGCAAATGAATGGTATTCCATGCATCCATGCTGCTAAGGTCATCCTTGGCGTGGGAAGAAAACTCTCTGAATTTGTTGCTCCTTTCTACACAACCTCTAAGTGGCGTGAAACCTACAGTTTTGGGATCAGACCTGTAAATGGGATGATAGAGTGGCCTCGGACCAATAGATTAGGTGTGATTCCACCACCTAATCGAAATGGCAAGCCTGGTAGGCCTAAAAACCATGATCGAAAGAAGGGAACCAATGAGACAGTGTCTACTACCAAGCTGAGTCGTGCGAACAGGGTAATGACATGCTCTAATTGCAAAGAAGAAGGGCACTACAAGAATACATGTCGGAAGGCTTTTGTTGAGAGCCCACCTAAGAAACCAAGAGGCAGACCAAGGAAATATCAG GGACTACACTTTGGCGAGTCACAAGCTCAATCCTCAGAAGCTCAAACCTCACAAAATCAATCCTCACAAGCTCAAGCATCACCATGGGAAGTTCCTCAATCTTCAGAAGGTCAATCCTCACAAGCTGAAGCATCACAGACAGCATCGTGGGGAAGATGGTTGTTTTAG
- the LOC106413793 gene encoding uncharacterized protein LOC106413793 yields MGHDNIAKLASLLVKLHRAPSGWLCLHPRPSRSISDRGEGGNQRRIKLVRSDGSLEVYDRPVVVSELTRDFPKHKICRSDSLYIGQRTPVLSETDTLKLGLNYFLLPSDFFMNSLSFLTIAALKSSQNGVGSVRKSAGTQQQQPFLIQKGGTGEKLRIRVSEEFMSELMMEGRKNREQEKEEEGEGEGRVCTTVKLKKDYVQLVSLRKWKPKLETITEAKAMKATVEMKKKKRTKFPVMKKRSCKDSSQTDNSYAKRKLQYKFKSKTKKAILRKLA; encoded by the coding sequence ATGGGCCATGATAATATCGCGAAGCTGGCGAGTCTACTCGTAAAGCTACACAGAGCTCCATCAGGTTGGCTCTGTCTCCATCCTCGACCGAGCCGATCCATCAGCGACCGCGGCGAAGGAGGAAACCAACGACGGATCAAGCTCGTAAGATCCGACGGCTCGTTAGAAGTCTACGACCGTCCAGTGGTGGTCTCGGAGCTCACAAGAGACTTCCCAAAGCACAAAATCTGCAGATCAGACTCGCTCTACATAGGACAGAGGACCCCTGTTCTATCCGAAACCGACACGCTCAAGCTCGGACTCAACTACTTTCTCCTCCCGTCTGATTTCTTCATGAACAGCCTCTCGTTCCTCACCATCGCCGCCTTGAAATCTTCTCAAAACGGAGTCGGGTCGGTCAGAAAATCGGCCGGGACTCAGCAGCAGCAGCCGTTTCTTATACAAAAGGGAGGAACAGGGGAGAAGCTGAGGATTCGTGTGTCTGAAGAGTTCATGTCGGAGTTGATGATGGAAGGTAGAAAAAACAGAgaacaagaaaaggaagaggaaggagaaggagaaggtaGAGTTTGTACGACGGTGAAACTGAAGAAAGATTATGTTCAGTTGGTTAGTCTGAGAAAGTGGAAGCCAAAGCTAGAGACAATAACAGAGGCCAAGGCGATGAAAGCGAcggtggagatgaagaagaagaagagaacgaAGTTTCCTGTAATGAAGAAGAGATCATGCAAAGATTCTTCTCAAACTGATAATTCATATGCGAAGCGTAAGCTTCAATACAAATTCAAGTCCAAAACCAAGAAAGCTATTCTTAGAAAATTagcttag